CGCCCCGGCAGGTTTGGACCAGGAGCCGGGTTTCGCCGAAGACGGACACCTTGAAGGTCAAGCCCACCACGACCTCCACGTTGCCTTCCTTATCCAGGCCGAATTCCACCACCTGGGGTCCTTCCAGGACGTCCACGTGCACCTGGGGCTGCCGGTCCAGCACCCCTTCCCCCACTTCCTGCAGGGGCACCTGCAGCCGGTAGCTCACCCGGTCCCGGATCAAGTCGGAATCCCTGGCATAAGCCACCCACACCTGTAGTTCGTAGTCGCCCTGGAGGACTGCGTGGTCCCCCTCATAGGACGCCTCGAAGCGATGGGCGGCGGTGCGGCTGCCCAGGACCTCCTCCACAGCCCCCCGGAGGTGTTCGGCTTTGATGGTGTGCACCTGCTCGTCGGCTTTCCTGCCTCTGGCACAAATGGCCCGCACCAAAATTTCCCGGCACTGGCGGTCCTCTTGATGACCCAAGGGAGGGTCCCTCCCCTCTCTCAAGACCCATGGCCTTCCGATTCTGGAGCCATCCTATGAATAGGCCCGGGATGATGTGCGGGCGGCGGTCCTGGAGCCGCCGGACCGGCGGCGCTCCCGGCGCCGGGGCGGAATGCCCCACTGGCGGCGGAAGTCCTGGTCTTCGGCCCAGCCCACCCCCCGCTCCACCATTTCCCGCAGGGGCTCCAGCTGGGCGGCATACTGCTTGTAGGCGGGAACCTGCTCCAAATCAGCCCACAAGGAAGGGAACAAAGCGTAAAAAGGCTCTTTGTCGCAGCGGTAGAAGGCCCGCTGGTACTCCGGCTCCAAAAAGGGATCCCGTTGAAGGAGCCACCAGTTTTCCACCACCAGCTTGGCCAAGGTCAAGGCAGCGGCGGCGAAACGGGGCGCAACAAGCCACGAGGAGATGGAACGGTACTCAAACCCCCATTTCTTGCGGCGAAAATCGCCCAGACCGCCGTATTTCCGCCGGCGCCGCCGGGCTCGTACAGAATTTTCGATCAACAAAAAAGGGATGGCCAGATACACGTCCAGAGCCCTCATCATGCCCGACGTCAGTTGGATGCGGCTGAAATGGATGTGCCCGCCGATGGGCAGGCCGGCGGTGCCGTTGCCGGCGATCCACGAGTAATGGCGATGGGGGACCCGCCGGTACAGGCGCATGAGCAATTGCCGGATGCGGCGCACCAGGAGGTCGGGCTCGGTGTGGGGCTCCGGCCGCACCTCGCCGATGGGGCGAATGCCCGGCCGGCCCCGCAGCTGGTGATTGTCCAGCCCCAGTCTGCCGTGGCGGGGCAGGTAGCGGGAGGCGGGCACCAGCTTGCCCAGGCGGCGGTCCCGCATGAGGAACTCGGGGTCGGCCCCCAGGACGGCCCGCACGTCCCGGTCGAAGAGGAGGGGCATGCGCCGGGCCAGGGCCGCCGCCAGCACCTGGCCCAGCCGGGTGCCGGGGGGCGGCGCCGGCACTACCCGCAGGATTTGAGGCTCCCGCTTGCTGTTCAAAGCCACATCCACGATGCCGAAGTCCAAACGCAGCACGTGGAGGGCCCGCTGGGCCGCCAGCAGCAGGTCCTGCATCACCTTGCCCTGGGCGATGACGGGACGCAGGCTGACCCGCCGGCGCACCCGCCCCCGCTGGTAGGGGCGCAGCCGCACCAGGCGGAACAAGGCCACCGGCTCCAAATGGGCGATGCAAACCCGGTAGTAGCCGTACCGGGGCAGGCTCCAGCGCACCTTCAAGCCCGACAGGCGCCACAGGCGGCGGCTCACGATGGGATCGGCCGCCAGTGCCAGGGCCTCGGGGCGGTTCAGGCGGAAGGCCACACCCCCGGGTACTTCGGCAGGCTCCGTTTCACCCCAGTGGACCAAAACGTCGAGAGGACCGGACAAGGGCTGGTTTCGTGCTCCGTCTACGACTTCGCCTAGACAGGCCAGCTCCGCGGCCTGCTGGTGCGGCGGCACCAACACCGCGCACCGCATAAGTCCCCCCCCTTACGCTACCCTTCAGGCTCCTCCATCACGGCGGCCGGGCGGCCGGAGCCCGGCCGGCCCGGGCTGTTGGTGACCAGGTAGTGGGCAAACTGGACCAGATGTCGACGGGCGACACGTCGGATGCGCGGTTCGTCGAATTGAAAAGGCTTGGCATTGCATTCCAGGATCCACACCCGGCCTTGGCGGTCCACCGCCAAGTCCAGGGAAAGCTCGCCGAAAAGTTCACCGGTGCCGTGCACCAGGGCGCGGCCGGCCTGGATGCCGGTTTGGGCCGCCAATTCTTTGACGGCGGCCAATTCCGCCGGGGTGAAGGAAGGGGCCAGGGCCTGGTCCACGCTGGTGCGGCTTCCCCCCTGGGGGACGTGGGTCACCACCCGGCCCGCCCCGGCCACCCGGGCGCCCATGCCCGTGAGCACCCATTCACCGTGGGAATTCCGCTGGACCAGGGCGCGGATGTCCACGGGCCTGCCGTGGTACCGGACCCGGTCCACCGCCTGCTGCATCAAGTAGGGCCGCCGCCTCACGTGGCGGCGGATGAAGCGCCGCAGTTCGGCCACGGTGCGCAGGGTGCCCTTGATATGCCGGCGGCCGACGTGGGCATTGAAGCGATAGCCCGGCTCCCGGCCGGCGACGCTGATGAAGATGACCCCCCGGCCCAGGCTGCCCGCCACGGGCTTCAGGACCACCTCCCGCCAGGCATCCAGGGCTTCCGCAACGTTTAGATCGTCATCCAGCAGCACGGTGGGCGGCAGGTGGGGCCGGCATTGGGGATGGCGGGAAAGAACCCGGTACACTTCCCATTTGTCCAGAAAGCGGGGGTTGAACATGGGAATGCCCCGCCCCTGGAGGTACCGCATGGCCCACTGGACGTGGGCTTCGGCTTCCGTCTCCCGCCGGGGCACCCGGTTGTAGACCACATGGGGCAGGGGGGCCACCAGGCGCACCCACTGCTGCCGCCGCCGGGACCAGCGGAAGCCTACCACCTGCCGGGTGGCGGGCCGCAGGCCTTCGGGGGTGAAGACCACCAGCCGCATGCCGGCCCGGCGGGCGGCCCGCTGCAGGGCCCGGTAGCTGACGGTCTGGGGCCCGATGGGGGAACTACCCCGCCAGCCCCGGGGGATGGCGGTGAACACCCCGAGCCACGGGGTACCCCGGTTGTAGGCGGCGCGAGGGGCGTAGGCGGAGTCCATGGCGGTGGGGGTCTCAGCCGAATTGCCGGCATGGGCGGCATCTGGGGCGGCATCGGGGGCGGCCCCGGTGGCGGCGGTGCGGGCCTCAGGGCCGGTGTCGGTGGGGGCCCCTGCCGGCGGCGACAAGATCTCCCGCATCATGACGACCCCCGCTCCTGCCGGCTGAGATGGGCGGCGTACTCCAAGGGCCGCACCAACGTCCGGCGCACCTGGGGCTGCAGGCTCTTGCGGGCCTGCACCACCCGGAAGGGCTTGGAGTTGGCCTCGATGAGCCAGATGCGCCCGTTCCGGTCGATGCCCAGATCCAGGGCCAGCTCCCCCAAGCGATAGCCGAGGCTTTCTTCGATCCGCGCCGCCATGCCCAGGCCCAGCTCCTTCATGGCCTTCTCCAACTCCTCCCGGCGGGCCCGCACCACGCCCCGGCTCCCCGCCGCCACCCGCTGGAAGGAGCCGCCCAGGCCCCCGGTGGAGATGTTGGACGTGACGCTGCCCGGGGCCGCCACCCGGGCCACCATCTTGGTGCATTCCCATTCCCCTTGGGCGTTCTTCTGCACCAGCAGCCGCACGTCGAAGGGCCGGTTGCCGTAGCGGGCCAAAGCCAGCCCCTTCTGGATGATGTAGGACCGCCCGCCCCGCATCCGGCGCACCATGCGGGCCACCCGGTTCAGGGAGGACGTGGTCGTCAAAATCCACCGCTCATCCACCCGCCGCTGGGCCACGTAGCCCCCGTTGCGGGCCCGCCGCACCACCACGATGCCCCGCCCCTGGGTGCCGTCGCTGGGCTTCAGCCAGACGGTGCCGTACTTGTACACCCACTGCCGCAGCTGCCCCACGCCCCGGAAGCGGGCCGTAGGGGGCAGGTAGCGGCCGTAATCGGGATCGGCGGCCAGTTTGTTGTGGATGACCCACTTGTTGAAGAACTCCCGGTTGAAGTAGCGGTCTCCCAGCATGGCCAGGAGGCGCTGCTTCACCCGGCGCACTGCCCGCCGCCGCTCGGCGGAGCGGCTGGGCAGCCGGTCGTAGACCACGTCGGGAAAGGGCATGACCCGGCGGGTCCAGCGGCCGCCGTCGTCAAACACGTAGCCCCGCACCGTGCCCCGGGGCCAGTTGATGTCGCGGGCGGTGAAGCCGTACACGAGAATCCCCTGCCGGGCGCCCAAGCGGCACATGCGGGCCACCAGCTTGGTGTCCAAGCCGAAGGGCTGGATCTTGCTGCGCCGCGTGGTAAAGATTCCGACCACACACCCCATGAGACATCTCCTCTGCCAGGCTGCTGCTCTTCGGGCTCTTCCGGTGCCATGCTACGCCGCTGCCCCCCGGGCGGCTACAACTTGGTCGCACCCTGTCGATCGCCGTCTCCAGCCGTTGCCCGGCCGCTCCCCGTCTACAGGCGTCGCCGCCCGGCCGCTCCGCGTCGCCGCCCGGTTCCCAGCCCGGCCCCAGCGCCCAGGGGATGCATCACAAGAAATGCCCCTACGGAAACCGCCGGGGCGCGACAACTATTGAGTTTTCGTAGTCCTTCCCGGGCGAAATTGAGCCATGAAGGGGCAAGATCTGCCGAATCAGGCCGGAATCCAGGCCAAGGAGCCGGCCGGCAGGCTGTTTGCCCCGCAAAAAATCGCCCTCTAGCGGCCAAGAACGCAAATGTTCGCCCTATAGCCTCAAAACCTATATGCATTCTTTTTGAGGAATCCTCAAAATTAAGCCCATCCCCCACCTCAATCCCCATGGCACTATGGCACCCCGTGGCAACGTTGCCACCAATTGCTACCTGAAAAGGGAAGGACTTGCTGGGTGGGTTTGCCGAAACTGGGCGGCGATGCATGCATTGCCGGGTTTGCTCACGGTGGCCAGCCTCAGCCACGGTCGCCACCATATGGCTCACCCCCCAAAGGAAAGAGGTGCTGCCAAAAAAGGGGGGAGCCGGAGGCGAACCCGGTTCCCCGGGGATCCCCGCACAAACCATCAACGGAAAGGAGCGGCATCATGTCCAAGCACTTGATGCGAGCCGCAGGCCTTGCCGTAGTCCTGGCCCTGTTGTTGGGCATCTTCCCCGTGCTGGGATCCAACCAGGCCCAAGCGGCGAGCAACGTCACCGTCACCAGGCGAACCTTGCTGGCAGGCACCGCCCATGCCACGGAAGCGGTCATCATCCGCGCGCCCGCTTCAGGCCCCACGGTGCTGGTGGTGGGCGGCATCCACGGTGATCAGCCTGCCGGTGTGCAGGCAGCCCAGCGGGTAGCCCAATACCGGGACATTACCCGGGGCACGTTGATCGTCGTTCCTGCCATCAACAAGCTGGCCGTCCAGAGGGGGCAGCGGACGGCCGCCGACGGCGTTGACTTGAACAGGACTTTCCCCACCCGCTCGGGAGCATCGCCTACGGATGCCCGCAGCCGGGCACTGTGGAACTTGATCCGCAGCGAAGGTGTGGAATACGTCCTGGACCTGCATGAAGGGAAGAACTACCAGTCCATCTCCTCGTCCATCGGGCAGATGGTTATCCACTACAACAACAGGGGCACCAAGGAAATGGCCGATGCCATGGTGGCCGCCCTGAACCGCACCGTCAGCGGCAACCGGGTGTGGCGCACCGGCGGGCCGCCGGTGGTAAGCGGGCTGACCAGGGCTGCCAGCCAGTTCCTCGGTCTCCATGCCTTCCATATCACCACCACCACCCGGGACTCCATGAGCCTGAGGGTGTCCCAGCAATTGACGGCTGTTGACACCGTGCTGGGCCGGCTGGGCATGCTGCCCGGCAGCGGGTCCGGCGGCAGCTCCGGTGGTGGGTCCGGCAGCGGCTCGGGCAGCGGGTCCGGCGGCGGCTCCCAGCAGCCGGCGCCCAACCGGCCCCGGGTGACCACCCAGACCATCGCTGCCGGCACCAAGTACGCCACCACCCTGTACATCATCGACAGCGGCCGGCCGGGCCCCACGGTGTGGATTTCCGGCGGGGTCCACGGCTCCGAGGTGGCAGGCTGGATGGCTGCCGACCAGATCAAGAATTGGAGCGTCGGCAGGGGCAAGCTGCTGGTGCTGCCCCGGGCCAACGTGCCGGCGGTGAACAACCGGACCCGGTCGGGCCCCGGCGACCCGGACCTGAACCGGCAGTTCCCCACCAGCAGCGGCGGCAGCGCCAAGACCACCTTGTCCCGGGCCATCTGGTCCGCCCTGCGGGAGCACCGGCCCGACTGGGTCATCGACCTGCACGAGGCCCTGAGCGCCCGGAACATCAACCCCAATTCGGTGGGCCAGACCTTCATCGCCTACCCCCGGACGGCGGCCCTGAACGCCGGGGAGGCCATCTTCCGGGAGATGAACCGGTCCATCAGCAACCGGAACTACCGGTTCCAGGTCATCCGGTACCCCGTCCAAGGGTCCCTGGCCAGGGCGGCCACCCAGTTCCTGGGGGCCAACGGCGGCATCTTCGAGACCACCCGCCTGGTGGGGGTCAACACCCGGATCAACTGGCAGCTGCAATTTGTGGAACTGCTGCTGGACCACTTGAATATGCAGCCTTCCCGCAGCCGGACGGCTTCCACCGGCTTCGGCTCGGCGGCTTAGCAGAAGGGGAAAAAAAGGAGGATTCCGACCGGGGGCCGCGCCCGCGCGCGGGGGTGCGGCCCCCGCTTTCGTGAGCCTGCCGACACGAACCTTCTGTTATGTGCCTGCCGTCATGAGGTGCCGGGCGTAGAGCAGGGGCATGCGGATGGCATGGCGGCGCCCTTCCAGGTCGCCGATGCGGCGGAAGATGATCCGGCCGGGCCGGCTGTTGGCTTCGATGAACCAGATGCGGCCTTCGGCATCCACCCCCAGGTCGATGGCCAGTTCCGCGTACCGGCCGAAGGCCTGGTTCAGCACTTGGAACACCCGCACCGCCACCCAGGCCAGATGCTGCTCCACCGGGGCGAAGGAGCGCCCGTGCCAGGGCTGCCCGTCCCCGGCATCCTGGAGGTCAACGGCACCATCCGGGGTGGCGCCGTTGCCGGGCTCCGCGCCGGAGACCCAATGGGTGGCCGCCGCCACCAAGTCGGGGCCGGGCGGGACGACCCGGTCTACCGCCGCGGGCACAGGCATGCCCCGGCCGCCCCGGTGGAGGTTGGCCACCATGGTGCCCGGGCGGCCGATGCGGGCGCCCATGCCCGTGACGATGATCTGCCCGCCGGGACCCCGCTGGACCAGAACCCGGATGTCCCGGGGCCTGCCCGCCGGGTCCGTCAAGGCCAGGTACTTCTGCACCATGTACTTGCCGGGCCTTAGCCGGGCATGGCACCAGGCCAGGAACTGCTCCCTGGACTTGATGCTGCCGCTGCCCGTGCTGCCACCCACCACCCGCCAGCGGCCCCTCCCCTGGGGGAGGGCAAACCAGAGGCCCAACCCCTTCTGGCCCCGGATGGGCTTGAACACCAAGGCGCCCCAGCGGGCGGCGGCCGTGGCCGCCGTGGCAGGGCCTTTGTACAGGAGGGACGGGGGCAGGTGGGGGTGCAGGTCCGGCGCCCCCCGGAGCACCCGGTGAACCTGCCACTTGTCGGGCAGGTCGGGGCTGATGAAGCGGAGGCGGCCGCTGGCCTTAAGCCTGCGATAACTGGCCAGGTAGCGGCCGGCTTGGGGTTCCTTGCGCAGGAAGAAGCGGTCGTAAACCAAGGTGGGCAGACCCAGCCAGCGGGAGCGCCAGCGGCCTCCCCGGCGCACCCAGGCCCGGACCCGCCCCCTAGCCAGATGGACGTCCTGGGGGCCGAAGGCAAAGGCCCGCAGGCCCAAGTCGCCGGCGGCCTCCAGCACCCCGGCCAGGTAGTCGGTCTGCTCTCCCCACATGCGGAACGGGCGATCGTGGCGGTAAGCCAGCACGCCCAGAGTACCCCGGCGGCGCCGGGACCTGTCCTGCCGCTGCTTCATCGGCCCACCCCGGTACCATGGGTATTCATCATCGGGGCAAGGGGTCACGGCAGGGGCAGGCCTTGTCCAGGGGCACGCCCTAGGCAGGGCCGGCCTCAGCCGGGGCGGGAAGGGATCCGGAGGTTAGAGCCGTTCCTTGACGGTGCGGGCCACCTTCATGTTCATGCCGGGGACGGCGGCCAGTTCTTCCACGCTGGCGGCCCGGATGGCGTCGATGCTGCCGAAATGCTTGAGCAGGGCGTTGCGGCGCTTGCGGCCGATGCCGGGTATGTCATCCAGCAGGGAGCGGATGCCCCGGCTGCGGAGCTTGCGGTGGTAGGACACGGCGAACCGGTGGGCCTCGTCCCGGATGCGCTGCAGCAGATGCAGGGCCGGCGAATCGGCGGGCAGCACGATGGGCTCCTTGCGCCCGGGGGCAAACAGGTGCTCCTGCTTTTCCGCCAGGCCGAAGGTGGGTATGTGGTCCAGGTTGAAGGCCCGCAGCACTTCCAGGGCGGCGGACAGCTGGCCCTTGCCGCCGTCCACCAGGATCAGGTCGGGCAGGGTGCCGAAGGCGTCGGCCCCCGTGGGCATGACCAAGGGTCCCTGGTCGCCGGCATTGCCGCTGGGCCGGCCTTCGGCCGTACCGCCGGGCAGGACGCCCATGGTCTGGGCCCGGCGGAAGCGGCGGTACAGCACTTCCTGGAGCATGGCGTAGTCATTGCTGCCCTCTACGGTGTGGATCTTGAACCGGCGGTAGTGGTCCTTATGGGCCCGCCCGCCGTGGAACACCACCATGGCCCCCACGGCCTCCCGGCCCTGGAAGTTGGAAATGTCGTAGCATTCGATGCGCTCCGGCGGCACGTCCAGGTGCAGGTAGTCGGCCAGTTCCGCCAAGGCTCCCGTGGTGCGCTGCTGGTCCAGTTCCTGGCGCTGGTGCTCCTGC
The sequence above is a segment of the Sphingobacteriaceae bacterium genome. Coding sequences within it:
- the cotE gene encoding outer spore coat protein CotE; its protein translation is MGHQEDRQCREILVRAICARGRKADEQVHTIKAEHLRGAVEEVLGSRTAAHRFEASYEGDHAVLQGDYELQVWVAYARDSDLIRDRVSYRLQVPLQEVGEGVLDRQPQVHVDVLEGPQVVEFGLDKEGNVEVVVGLTFKVSVFGETRLLVQTCRGAGDWPDDLNHDWDWVSQEEMLPSGTRSRQ
- a CDS encoding YheC/YheD family protein, whose translation is MMREILSPPAGAPTDTGPEARTAATGAAPDAAPDAAHAGNSAETPTAMDSAYAPRAAYNRGTPWLGVFTAIPRGWRGSSPIGPQTVSYRALQRAARRAGMRLVVFTPEGLRPATRQVVGFRWSRRRQQWVRLVAPLPHVVYNRVPRRETEAEAHVQWAMRYLQGRGIPMFNPRFLDKWEVYRVLSRHPQCRPHLPPTVLLDDDLNVAEALDAWREVVLKPVAGSLGRGVIFISVAGREPGYRFNAHVGRRHIKGTLRTVAELRRFIRRHVRRRPYLMQQAVDRVRYHGRPVDIRALVQRNSHGEWVLTGMGARVAGAGRVVTHVPQGGSRTSVDQALAPSFTPAELAAVKELAAQTGIQAGRALVHGTGELFGELSLDLAVDRQGRVWILECNAKPFQFDEPRIRRVARRHLVQFAHYLVTNSPGRPGSGRPAAVMEEPEG
- a CDS encoding YheC/YheD family protein, with the protein product MGCVVGIFTTRRSKIQPFGLDTKLVARMCRLGARQGILVYGFTARDINWPRGTVRGYVFDDGGRWTRRVMPFPDVVYDRLPSRSAERRRAVRRVKQRLLAMLGDRYFNREFFNKWVIHNKLAADPDYGRYLPPTARFRGVGQLRQWVYKYGTVWLKPSDGTQGRGIVVVRRARNGGYVAQRRVDERWILTTTSSLNRVARMVRRMRGGRSYIIQKGLALARYGNRPFDVRLLVQKNAQGEWECTKMVARVAAPGSVTSNISTGGLGGSFQRVAAGSRGVVRARREELEKAMKELGLGMAARIEESLGYRLGELALDLGIDRNGRIWLIEANSKPFRVVQARKSLQPQVRRTLVRPLEYAAHLSRQERGSS
- a CDS encoding succinylglutamate desuccinylase/aspartoacylase family protein encodes the protein MSKHLMRAAGLAVVLALLLGIFPVLGSNQAQAASNVTVTRRTLLAGTAHATEAVIIRAPASGPTVLVVGGIHGDQPAGVQAAQRVAQYRDITRGTLIVVPAINKLAVQRGQRTAADGVDLNRTFPTRSGASPTDARSRALWNLIRSEGVEYVLDLHEGKNYQSISSSIGQMVIHYNNRGTKEMADAMVAALNRTVSGNRVWRTGGPPVVSGLTRAASQFLGLHAFHITTTTRDSMSLRVSQQLTAVDTVLGRLGMLPGSGSGGSSGGGSGSGSGSGSGGGSQQPAPNRPRVTTQTIAAGTKYATTLYIIDSGRPGPTVWISGGVHGSEVAGWMAADQIKNWSVGRGKLLVLPRANVPAVNNRTRSGPGDPDLNRQFPTSSGGSAKTTLSRAIWSALREHRPDWVIDLHEALSARNINPNSVGQTFIAYPRTAALNAGEAIFREMNRSISNRNYRFQVIRYPVQGSLARAATQFLGANGGIFETTRLVGVNTRINWQLQFVELLLDHLNMQPSRSRTASTGFGSAA
- a CDS encoding YheC/YheD family protein; the protein is MKQRQDRSRRRRGTLGVLAYRHDRPFRMWGEQTDYLAGVLEAAGDLGLRAFAFGPQDVHLARGRVRAWVRRGGRWRSRWLGLPTLVYDRFFLRKEPQAGRYLASYRRLKASGRLRFISPDLPDKWQVHRVLRGAPDLHPHLPPSLLYKGPATAATAAARWGALVFKPIRGQKGLGLWFALPQGRGRWRVVGGSTGSGSIKSREQFLAWCHARLRPGKYMVQKYLALTDPAGRPRDIRVLVQRGPGGQIIVTGMGARIGRPGTMVANLHRGGRGMPVPAAVDRVVPPGPDLVAAATHWVSGAEPGNGATPDGAVDLQDAGDGQPWHGRSFAPVEQHLAWVAVRVFQVLNQAFGRYAELAIDLGVDAEGRIWFIEANSRPGRIIFRRIGDLEGRRHAIRMPLLYARHLMTAGT